In Equus caballus isolate H_3958 breed thoroughbred chromosome 7, TB-T2T, whole genome shotgun sequence, one DNA window encodes the following:
- the KCTD21 gene encoding BTB/POZ domain-containing protein KCTD21 codes for MSDPITLNVGGKLYTTSLATLTSFPDSMLGAMFSGKMPTKRDSQGNCFIDRDGKVFRYILNFLRTSHLDLPEDFQEMGLLRREADFYQVQPLIEALQEKEVELSKAEKNAMLNITLNQRVQTVHFTVREAPQIYSLSSSSMEVFNANIFSTSCLFLKLLGSKLFYCSNGNLSSITSHLQDPNHLTLDWVANVEGLPEEEYTKQNLKRLWVVPANKQINSFQVFVEEVLKIALSDGFCIDSSHPHALDFMNNKIIRLIRYR; via the coding sequence ATGTCTGACCCCATCACGCTGAACGTCGGGGGGAAGCTCTACACAACCTCCCTGGCAACCTTGACCAGCTTCCCCGACTCCATGCTGGGCGCCATGTTCAGTGGGAAGATGCCCACCAAAAGGGACAGCCAAGGCAACTGCTTCATTGACCGTGATGGCAAAGTATTCCGCTACATTCTCAACTTCCTGCGGACCTCCCACCTGGACTTGCCCGAGGACTTCCAGGAGATGGGCCTGCTCCGCAGGGAGGCCGACTTCTACCAGGTGCAGCCCCTGATTGAGGCCCTGCAGGAGAAGGAGGTGGAGCTCTCCAAGGCCGAGAAGAATGCCATGCTCAACATCACGCTGAACCAGCGTGTGCAGACGGTCCACTTCACCGTGCGTGAGGCACCCCAGATCTacagcctctcctcctccagcatgGAGGTCTTCAACGCCAACATCTTCAGCACCTCTTGCCTCTTCCTCAAGCTCCTCGGCTCCAAGCTCTTCTACTGCTCCAATGGCAATCTCTCCTCCATCACCAGCCACTTGCAGGACCCCAACCACCTGACTCTGGACTGGGTGGCCAATGTGGAGGGCCTGCCAGAGGAGGAGTACACCAAGCAGAACCTCAAGAGGCTCTGGGTGGTGCCAGCCAACAAGCAGATCAACAGCTTCCAGGTCTTTGTGGAGGAGGTGCTGAAAATCGCTCTGAGTGATGGCTTCTGCATCGATTCTTCTCACCCACACGCTCTGGATTTTATGAACAATAAGATTATTCGATTAATACGGTACAGGTAA